GTCGGCCGGGTAAAGATGGACGCGCGGCAGATTGACCGCCGGGTCGAACGACCGGCCCGCGAAGTACGTCGCGTGCTCGCCGGAGTTGCAGAGGTCCCACACGTCGTCCTCGGCATCGTAGTGCCGCACGTCGGCGAACAACACCGGGGTCCGCGCGATGTGCTTGAAGATCTCCATCGTCAGAGCCCCGTCGCTGTCCGCCTCGGTCGCGCAGACGATCGGATCGTGCGGGCCATCCCAGTCGTAGGGGTCGTTAAGCAGCGCCTCGGCCACGTCCATCGTGGCGAAGAAGTTCGTCATCTCGGGCTGCCCCTTGATGCCGCAGAAGGCGCACCGCCACTCGTCGAGCAGCTCGCGCACCGCGAGGTACGATTTCAGCTGCCGGCGCAGCAGCGCCGGGGTCAGCAGCTTGTCGTCGTAGTGAATCGTCGCGCCGTTCCGCTCCAGCCACGCGATGCCCGGAGCGACCCGCGCGTCCGGGATCGCCTCGCTGCGGCGGACAATCTCGTACTGGTCGATGTGCTCGATGTCGATGCCGAACTGCCGCCGCCACTGATCGAGCGCGGGGACCGCCGTATACATCCCCATCGACCGGCCGCCGATGAGTCCGTAGACCTCGCCGCGCAGGCGGTTCTTCGCCACCGCGGGCCGCAGGAAGCGCAGGACCCGGTCGAAGACCGCGTCGTCGGCGATGTCGCCGGAGATGCGGCCGTGGAAGACACCGACCTGGTCGAGACTCCCGGCGGCGGCCAGCATCGCGACGAGGCCCGGGTACTGCGGGTTGACGTTGCTGAGCAGCAGGATCGGGTGCGGCACGAACTCAGACGCGATCGCCGAGAAGTGCGGGAAGGCCCAGATGCCGTAGTTGAAGACGACCGCCTCGACGCCCCGCGCGGCAAGGTAGCGCGCCTCCTGCTGCGCGAGATCCGTCGTCCACACGATC
This bacterium DNA region includes the following protein-coding sequences:
- a CDS encoding fucose isomerase, whose translation is MKGAKVGILTFSDGRPHMHASLLPITRGFQERLGARLEEAGWDVVAGREIVWTTDLAQQEARYLAARGVEAVVFNYGIWAFPHFSAIASEFVPHPILLLSNVNPQYPGLVAMLAAAGSLDQVGVFHGRISGDIADDAVFDRVLRFLRPAVAKNRLRGEVYGLIGGRSMGMYTAVPALDQWRRQFGIDIEHIDQYEIVRRSEAIPDARVAPGIAWLERNGATIHYDDKLLTPALLRRQLKSYLAVRELLDEWRCAFCGIKGQPEMTNFFATMDVAEALLNDPYDWDGPHDPIVCATEADSDGALTMEIFKHIARTPVLFADVRHYDAEDDVWDLCNSGEHATYFAGRSFDPAVNLPRVHLYPAD